In Cicer arietinum cultivar CDC Frontier isolate Library 1 chromosome 7, Cicar.CDCFrontier_v2.0, whole genome shotgun sequence, a single window of DNA contains:
- the LOC101491551 gene encoding sm-like protein LSM7: MSARKETVLDLAKFIDKGVQVKLTGGRQVTGTLKGYDQLLNLVLDEAVEFLRDPDDPLKTTDQTRSLGLIVCRGTAVMLVSPTDGTDEIANPFIQPDGA, from the exons ATG TCTGCTCGGAAAGAAACGGTTCTCGATTTGGCGAAATTTATCGACAAAGGAGTTCAAGTCAAGCTTACTGGTGGAAGACAAG TGACAGGTACTCTGAAAGGATATGACCAGTTACTTAACCTTGTCCTGGATGAAGCTGTTGAATTTCTTAGAG ATCCTGATGATCCACTGAAAACTACAGATCAGACCAGAAGTCTTGGCTTAATT GTTTGCAGAGGAACTGCTGTCATGCTCGTGTCCCCAACTGATGGTACAGATGAGATCGCAAATCCCTTTATTCAGCCAGATGGGGCCTAG
- the LOC101491858 gene encoding ras-related protein RABA4c-like — protein sequence MAQWQGDSDDDIDYMFKVVLIGDSGVGKSQLLNRFVRNEFHMKSKATIGVEFLTKTVLMDHKHVKAQIWDTAGQERYQAITTAYYRGATGALLTYDVTKRHSFNHVEKWLDELHMHADKNIVVMLVGNKSDLNSIREVPTEEAKDFAKQKGLFFIETSALDSNNVEPAFLGLLSQIYMAVSKKHITADGHESNWDKVNLEFVGTKIKVSSQEPEFQKSKRRYNCCSVL from the exons atggcTCAGTGGCAAGGTGATTCTGATGACGATATTGATTACATGTTTAAGGTTGTGTTAATTGGAGACTCTGGAGTTGGAAAATCTCAGCTTTTAAATCGGTTTGTTAGAAATGAATTTCACATGAAATCTAAAGCTACAATTGGTGTTGAATTTCTGACTAAGACGGTTCTCATGGATCACAAACATGTCAAGGCTCAGATTTGGGATACTGCTGGTCAAGAAAG GTACCAAGCAATTACAACTGCATATTACAGAGGTGCAACTGGTGCATTACTAACATATGACGTAACCAAGCGCCATTCCTTTAACCATGTTGAAAAATGGCTAGACGAACTACACATGCATGCCGATAAAAACATAGTTGTCATGCTCGTTGGCAACAAGTCTGACCTGAATTCTATTCGAGAAGTGCCGACCGAGGAAGCAAAAGACTTTGCCAAGCAGAAAGGTCTCTTCTTCATCGAAACATCTGCGCTTGACTCCAACAATGTAGAACCAGCTTTCCTTGGTCTTCTTTCACAAATATATATGGCAGTCAGTAAGAAGCACATCACTGCAGATGGACATGAATCAAATTGGGATAAAGTAAACCTTGAATTTGTGGGAACAAAAATTAAGGTCTCATCACAAGAACCAGaatttcaaaaatctaaaaGGAGATACAATTGTTGCAGCGTTTTATAG
- the LOC101493193 gene encoding pathogenesis-related thaumatin-like protein 3.5, with the protein MWPGILTGAGKPPLTDGGFRLRPGQAINITAPKGWSGRFWGRRGCTFNGFGHGKCITGDCGGKLRCAGAGGIPPASLAEFTLDSPEGDFYDVSLVDGYNMPVSIIPSRGSGQCKTVKCRSDLNRNCPTGLELRNKDRVVGCKSACMAFNKPEYCCTGDFNSPNKCQPSSYSKVFKASCPQAYSYAYDDATSTFTCHGADYIIRFC; encoded by the coding sequence ATGTGGCCAGGGATTCTAACAGGAGCAGGAAAACCTCCACTTACTGATGGTGGTTTTCGGCTAAGACCTGGGCAGGCTATAAACATTACTGCACCAAAAGGGTGGTCTGGACGCTTTTGGGGGCGGCGCGGATGCACATTCAATGGCTTCGGTCACGGAAAATGCATCACAGGAGACTGTGGAGGTAAACTTAGATGCGCTGGAGCTGGAGGTATACCACCAGCTTCATTGGCAGAGTTTACACTAGACAGTCCAGaaggtgatttttatgatgttaGCCTTGTTGATGGTTACAACATGCCAGTGTCTATCATTCCCTCTAGAGGATCTGGACAGTGTAAGACTGTTAAGTGCCGTTCGGATTTGAATAGAAATTGTCCCACTGGATTGGAGTTGAGAAACAAAGATCGCGTTGTTGGTTGTAAGAGTGCTTGTATGGCTTTCAATAAGCCAGAATATTGTTGTACTGGAGACTTCAATAGTCCAAACAAGTGTCAGCCAAGTAGTTATTCAAAGGTGTTCAAAGCCTCCTGTCCTCAGGCGTATAGCTATGCTTATGATGATGCAACCAGTACTTTCACTTGCCATGGAGCAGATTACATAATTAGGTTTTGTTAG